A part of Populus alba chromosome 8, ASM523922v2, whole genome shotgun sequence genomic DNA contains:
- the LOC118061099 gene encoding uncharacterized protein gives MDRGVSAEDGSIRLPVDELRRLSESYGSATIFEPQSGIENRDSGNGDFLSPTLPAARAPEKKLTLFALRVAIFEKAATGLGALGFIWATVVLLGGFAITLDKTDFWFITIILLIEGTRICSRSHELEWQHQATWSIADARIKSFRALRSSSHFIVEIVKALFRSITRVRKQSPHGREIRENPDAARNWDGRRKLSRTWTSSDVPILPYAQWVFLSRNVSKYLCWLQLASASACVVLSLMKLIKHNYGEIEEGDTDKRNLKAALNIFYSLALAEALLFLMEKAYWEWKVSYCKLLEEVRKECDLELSGSVSIRRFLYDAYSMCVEGSIFDGLKMDMVTFAMDLLASNSADEQLIGARVLCQFTMNPRFSDDTLQKIGTNISVIERLVEILNWKDPQEEEIRRSAAEMLSKLAGKKQNSLRVAGIPGALESISSLLQTNRTFSTTADEIGEKTIFRDHAHYGFWTFNQLGLLILKKLARDHDNCGKIGNTRGLLPKIIDFTHAEERLLKDENVTPSQILTVKSSLQLVKMLASTIGTTGNHLRREISEMVFTVSNIRDILRHGEKHPMLQKLGIEILTSLALEEDATERIGGAGGVLKELFNIFFSQRIPENQNHVRIASGEALAMLALESRRNCLRILKLRVLERLVGALEVPLLRVNAARILRNLCTYSGADCFDQLKGITAAVPTVLNAVMSEENKLQEVMVGLAAEAFKFMTSQESNTMFNGAGIKEAELANKILQILKRYQNPSVKVPRIRRFSIELAIWMMQNNAANVRTFKDLGLEKELEWVLESTAEVENFNIFSGTFGLSRHSTTIHSLVETAMQLLEDR, from the exons ATGGATCGTGGCGTATCGGCAGAAGATGGCAGCATTCGTTTGCCGGTTGATGAACTTCGCAGGCTCAGCGAAAGCTATGGCTCTGCAACCATTTTCGAGCCTCAGAGTGGTATAGAAAATAGAGACAGTGGCAATGGAGATTTTCTTTCTCCAACATTACCAGCAGCGCGTGCACCGGAGAAGAAACTCACTCTCTTTGCTCTTCGCGTTGCAATTTTTGAGAAGGCAGCTACTGGCCTGGGAGCCCTCGGGTTTATATGGGCAACAGTGGTTCTTCTTGGAGGTTTTGCAATTACTTTGGATAAAACAGATTTCTGGTTCATCACcattattttgttgattgaaGGGACTCGAATATGCAGCAGGAGCCATGAGCTTGAATGGCAACATCAAGCCACCTGGTCAATTGCTGATGCTCGGATCAAAAGTTTCCGGGCATTGAGATCCAGCTCACACTTTATTGTTGAAATTGTGAAAGCACTTTTTCGGTCAATAACACGAGTTCGAAAGCAGAGTCCACATGGCAGAGAAATAAGGGAGAATCCTGATGCAGCAAGGAACTGGGATGGCAGGAGGAAGCTAAGTCGGACATGGACAAGTTCAGATGTTCCTATTCTACCTTATGCTCAATGGgtttttctttcaagaaatgTCAGCAAGTATCTCTGCTGGCTACAGCTTGCATCTGCATCAGCCTGTGTGGTTTTGTCATTGATGAAACTCATCAAACATAACTATGGTGAGATTGAGGAAGGGGATACTGACAAGAGGAACCTAAAAGCTGCCCTGAATATTTTCTACTCTCTGGCTTTAGCAGAAGCTCTTTTGTTCCTGATGGAAAAAGCTTACTGGGAGTGGAAGGTAAGCTACTGTAAACTGTTGGAAGAGGTGAGAAAAGAGTGTGATTTGGAGCTTTCAGGGTCGGTTTCAATCAGAAGGTTCTTATACGATGCCTACTCCATGTGCGTTGAGGGAAGCATCTTTGATGGCCTGAAAATGGACATGGTTACTTTTGCTATGGACCTATTGGCTTCCAATTCTGCCGATGAGCAGCTCATTGGAGCTAGAGTCCTTTGTCAATTTACAATGAATCCTCGGTTTTCTGATGATACTCTCCAAAAGATTGGGACAAATATATCGGTGATAGAACGATTAGTGGAGATATTGAACTGGAAAGATCCACAAGAAGAAGAGATCAGGAGGTCAGCTGCGGAGATGCTATCAAAACTAGCCGGAAAAAAGCAGAACTCCCTACGTGTTGCTGGAATTCCTGGTGCATTAGAGTCAATCTCATCTCTTCTCCAAACCAATAGAACCTTCAGCACCACAGCTGATGAAATTGGTGAAAAGACAATCTTCCGTGATCATGCACATTATGGATTCTGGACATTCAATCAGTTGGGGCTTCTTATCCTGAAGAAGCTTGCTCGTGACCATGATAACTGTGGGAAGATTGGAAATACAAGGGGCCTCCTAccaaaaatcattgatttcaCACACGCAGAAGAGAGgttgttgaaagatgaaaatgtCACACCATCTCAGATTTTGACAGTGAAAAGTTCTCTGCAACTGGTGAAGATGCTGGCAAGCACGATAGGCACTACAGGCAATCATCTTAGAAGAGAAATTTCAGAGATGGTTTTCACCGTCAGCAACATTAGAGATATTCTACGGCATGGAGAAAAACATCCAATGCTACAAAAGCTCGGTATAGAGATATTGACCAGTCTGGCACTAGAAGAGGATGCAACGGAGAGGATTGGGGGAGCAGGTGGAGTTCTTAAGGAGttattcaacatttttttcaGCCAAAGAATTCCTGAAAATCAGAATCATGTAAGAATTGCTTCAGGAGAAGCTCTAGCAATGTTGGCCTTAGAAAGCAGAAGGAATTGTCTTCGCATTTTGAAATTAAGAGTACTGGAAAGGCTTGTTGGAGCACTAGAGGTCCCATTGCTTCGGGTAAACGCTGCAAGAATTCTACGAAACTTGTGCACCTACAGCGGCGCAGATTGCTTCGACCAGTTGAAGGGAATCACAGCTGCTGTACCCACG GTGCTGAATGCAGTTATGTCAGAGGAGAACAAACTACAAGAAGTAATGGTTGGACTAGCGGCCGAAGCTTTCAAATTCATGACTTCTCAAGAATCTAACACCATGTTTAATGGAGCTGGAATAAAAGAGGCTGAATTAGCTAACAAAATACTCCAGATTCTCAAAAGGTACCAAAATCCATCAGTCAAAGTTCCAAGAATAAGAAGGTTTTCCATAGAGTTGGCGATTTGGATGATGCAAAACAACGCAGCAAATGTGCGTACTTTCAAGGACTTGGGGTTGGAGAAAGAA
- the LOC118061101 gene encoding guanylate kinase 3, chloroplastic, protein MFRRLHSSLSCSNTTLSSPIFHHKKTLLSIHSKPTSPSQPQRFPSAPLRFFASYSKMSDTQKSKLTIPPPDKVSRPEMLRALEFSLGSSFSTNPISPPPNPLIIVISGPSGVGKDAVIKKLRQVRESLHFVVTATSRPMREGEVDGKDYYFVSKEEFLSMVERNELLEYALVYGDYKGIPKKQIREFMEKGHDIVLRVDVQGAETLRKILGNSAVFIFLVAENELELVKRLIDRKTETSEALLVRIATAREEVKHVRDFDYVVVNGEGKLDSAVKLVESIIDAEKAKVRQRRAVI, encoded by the coding sequence ATGTTTCGCAGACTCCattcctctctctcttgttCTAACACCACTCTCTCCTCTCCAATCTTTCACCACAAAAAAACCCTTCTTTCCATTCACTCCAAACCTACCTCCCCCTCTCAACCTCAACGTTTCCCTTCAGCCCCACTAAGATTCTTTGCTTCTTACTCCAAAATGAGCGATACCCAGAAATCTAAACTCACTATTCCACCTCCCGATAAAGTCTCAAGGCCTGAAATGCTACGTGCCCTTGAGTTCTCATTGGGTTCTTCCTTCAGTACTAACCCAATATCCCCCCCTCCAAATCCTTTGATCATTGTAATTAGTGGTCCAAGTGGGGTTGGAAAAGATGCTGTTATCAAGAAATTGAGACAAGTTAGAGAAAGTTTGCATTTTGTTGTGACTGCCACTAGTAGGCCAATGAGAGAAGGGGAGGTTGATGGTAAAGATTATTACTTTGTGTCGAAGGAAGAATTTTTATCAATGGTTGAGAGAAATGAGTTGCTAGAGTATGCACTTGTGTATGGTGATTATAAAGGTATACCAAAAAAGCAAATTAGGGAGTTTATGGAAAAAGGGCATGACATAGTTTTGAGAGTTGATGTCCAAGGAGCTGAGACTTTGAGGAAGATTTTGGGGAATTCTGctgtctttatatttttagtggCAGAGAATGAGTTGGAACTTGTGAAGAGGTTGATTGATAGGAAGACTGAGACTAGCGAGGCTTTGCTTGTGAGAATTGCGACTGCGAGAGAGGAGGTCAAGCATGTTAGGGATTTCGATTATGTGGTGGTGAACGGTGAAGGGAAGTTGGATAGTGCAGTTAAGTTGGTGGAATCTATTATTGATGCTGAGAAGGCCAAGGTCCGGCAAAGGAGGGCTGTGATTTAG
- the LOC118061098 gene encoding BTB/POZ and MATH domain-containing protein 2 has product MGTIRFSSRDLSAGPASLNPSSSIPTTTSTSITETVNGSHEFKVDGYSLSKGMGIGKYVASDTFYIGGYAWAVYFYPDGKSSEDNASYVSLFIALASEGTDVRALFELTLMDQSGKERHKVHSHFGRALESGPYTLKYRGSMWGYKRFYKRTQLETSDFLKDDTLLIRCCVGVVKSHTEGPKTYTIAVPPSNIGQHFGKLLDSGKGTDVNFEVDGEICASHKIVLAARSPVFRAQLFGPMKDQNTQCIKVEDMEAPVFKALIHFIYWDALPDMEELVGSNSKWASTLMAQHLLAAADRYALERLRLLCEARLCEDVAINTVATTLALAEQHQCIQLKSVCLKFIALPENLKAVMQTDGFEYLKESCPSVITELLQYVAKNGEHSAIACTHGNDNLDSDMNGRRVKQRIH; this is encoded by the exons atGGGCACAATCAGGTTTTCTAGCAGAGACCTCTCAGCAGGACCGGCCTCATTAAATCCTTCATCATCAATTCCAACAACAACATCGACTTCTATAACGGAAACCGTAAATGGGTCTCATGAATTCAAGGTCGATGGCTATTCGCTATCAAAAGGCATGGGGATAGGCAAATACGTAGCATCGGATACTTTTTACATCGGTGGCTATGCATGGGCTGTATATTTTTACCCAGATGGTAAAAGTTCTGAAGATAATGCCTCTTATGTCTCGTTATTCATCGCTCTTGCTAGCGAGGGGACTGATGTTAGGGCTTTGTTTGAATTGACGTTGATGGATCAAAGTGGCAAAGAAAGGCATAAGGTTCATAGCCATTTTGGAAGAGCCCTTGAGAGTGGGCCTTATACGCTTAAGTATCGCGGCAGTATgtg GGGTTATAAACGATTTTACAAAAGGACTCAATTAgagacttcagactttcttaAAGATGATACCCTATTAATTCGCTGTTGTGTTGGTGTTGTTAAGTCCCACACTGAGGGACCAAAGACCTACACCATTGCCGTGCCCCCTTCCAATATTGGTCAGCATTTTGGAAAGCTTTTAGACAGTGGAAAGGGAACAGATGTAAATTTTGAAGTTGATGGAGAAATCTGTGCTTCACACAAGATAGTTCTGGCAGCACGCTCACCAGTGTTTAGAGCACAGCTTTTTGGTCCAATGAAGGATCAAAACACTCAATGCATCAAAGTTGAAGACATGGAAGCTCCTGTTTTTaag GCATTGATCCATTTTATATACTGGGATGCCTTACCAGACATGGAGGAGCTTGTTGGTTCGAACTCAAAATGGGCTTCCACACTGATGGCTCAGCATCTGCTTGCAGCAGCAGATCGCTATGCACTTGAGAGGCTCAGATTGCTTTGTGAGGCTAGACTTTGCGAAGATGTTGCTATAAACACTGTTGCAACAACACTAGCTCTAGCGGAGCAGCATCAATGCATCCAACTAAAGTCTGTTTGTCTCAAATTCATTGCTTTGCCTGAAAATTTGAAAG CTGTGATGCAGACGGATGGATTTGAATACTTGAAAGAAAGTTGCCCTTCTGTCATCACGGAACTACTGCAATATGTTGCCAAAAATGGTGAGCATTCTGCTATCGCTTGTACACATGGAAATGATAACTTAGATAGCGATATGAATGGAAGGCGAGTGAAGCAAAGGATTCATTGA
- the LOC118061097 gene encoding mitogen-activated protein kinase 15 isoform X1 gives MQPDQRKKSSVDVDFFTEYGEGSRYKIEEVIGKGSYGVVCSAYDTHIGEKVAIKKINDIFEHVSDATRILREIKLLRLLRHPDIVEIKHILLPPSRREFKDIYVVFELMESDLHQVIKANDDLTPEHYQFFLYQLLRGLKYIHTANVFHRDLKPKNILANADCKLKICDFGLARVAFNDTPTAIFWTDYVATRWYRAPELCGSFFSKYTPAIDIWSIGCIFSELLTGKPLFPGKNVVHQLDLMTDLLGTPTPEAIARVRNEKARRYLSSMRKKKPVPFSQKFPNADPLALRLLERMLAFEPKDRPTAEEALADPYFKGLAKVEREPTAQPVTKMEFEFERRRITKEDVRELIYREILEYHPKMLKEHLDGSEPTGFMYPSAVDHFKKQFAYLEEHYGNGAPVTPPERQHASLPRACVLYSDNTIQNSAEVTNDLSKCSIKEIEKPHVDRSSGVPMTRLPLQVPQSIQAGAARPGKVVSSVLRYNNCGAPSSENLDQRRMVRNPAISTQYTTANCSHPRRNPACKNERGEDEGVEGSNGLQPKPQYMARKVAAAQGGPDSNADI, from the exons ATGCAGCCTGATCAGCGCAAAAAG TCATCCGTGGATGTCGACTTTTTCACAGAATATGGCGAGGGGAGCAGGTACAAAATAGAGGAGGTGATTGGCAAAGGGAGCTATGGTGTTGTGTGCTCCGCATATGATACTCATATTGGAGAAAAAGTtgcaatcaagaaaattaatgaCATCTTTGAACATGTCTCTGATGCCACCCGCATCCTTCGAGAAATTAAACTTCTTAGACTCCTGCGCCATCCAGATATTGTGGAGATCAAGCACATTTTGTTGCCTCCTTCCAGAAGGGAATTCAAGGACATATATGTTGTTTTCGAACTAATGGAATCCGATTTACACCAAGTTATCAAAGCAAATGATGATTTAACTCCAGAACATTATCAGTTTTTCCTTTATCAGCTTCTTAGAGGCCTCAAATACATACACACAG CCAATGTCTTTCACcgggatttgaaacccaaaaaTATCTTAGCAAATGCTGACTGCAAGCTCAAGATCTGTGACTTTGGTCTTGCAAGAGTAGCTTTTAATGATACCCCAACTGCCATTTTCTGGACG GACTATGTTGCAACAAGATGGTACAGAGCTCCTGAATTGTGTGGATCGTTTTTCTCAAAG TATACGCCAGCAATAGACATATGGAGCATTGGATGCATATTTTCTGAACTATTGACAGGAAAACCTCTTTTTCCTGGTAAGAATGTAGTCCATCAATTGGATCTGATGACTGATCTTTTGGGAACGCCAACACCCGAAGCCATTGCAAGG GTACGCAATGAAAAAGCTCGAAGATACTTGAGCAGCATGAGAAAGAAGAAGCCCGTTCCATTCTCCCAAAAGTTCCCTAATGCAGACCCCCTTGCACTTCGTTTGTTAGAAAGAATGTTAGCATTTGAACCAAAAGATCGACCTACTGCTGAAGAG GCTCTTGCAGATCCATATTTTAAGGGTTTGGCCAAAGTTGAGAGGGAGCCAACTGCTCAACCAGTCACCAAGATGgaatttgaatttgagagaCGAAGGATAACTAAAGAAGATGTACGAGAGCTTATATACCGAGAAATTCTCGAGTATCATCCTAAAATGTTGAAAGAGCATTTAGATGGTTCAGAGCCAACTGGTTTTATGTACCCAAG TGCTGTTGATCATTTCAAGAAGCAGTTTGCTTACCTTGAGGAGCATTATGGAAATGGTGCTCCTGTTACTCCACCTGAGAGGCAGCATGCATCATTGCCCAG AGCATGTGTATTATACTCGGATAATACAATACAGAATTCAGCAGAAGTCACCAATGATCTATCCAAGTGTTCTATCAAAGAAATTGAGAAGCCACATGTAGACAGGAGCAGTGGGGTACCAATGACAAGGCTTCCTCTACAAGTTCCTCAAAGTATCCAAG CAGGTGCTGCAAGACCTGGGAAAGTGGTAAGTTCGGTGCTGCGTTACAACAATTGTGGAGCACCATCATCAGAGAATCTTGACCAGCGAAGGATGGTAAGGAATCCAGCTATTTCAACTCAATATACCACTGCAAACTGTTCACATCCGAGAAGAAACCCAGCCTGTAAAAATGAGAGAGGAGAAGACGAGGGGGTTGAAGGTTCCAATGGATTGCAGCCAAAGCCTCAGTATATGGCAAGGAAAGTTGCTGCTGCCCAAGGCGGACCTG ATTCAAATGCTGACATTTAG
- the LOC118061097 gene encoding mitogen-activated protein kinase 15 isoform X3 — protein sequence MQPDQRKKSSVDVDFFTEYGEGSRYKIEEVIGKGSYGVVCSAYDTHIGEKVAIKKINDIFEHVSDATRILREIKLLRLLRHPDIVEIKHILLPPSRREFKDIYVVFELMESDLHQVIKANDDLTPEHYQFFLYQLLRGLKYIHTANVFHRDLKPKNILANADCKLKICDFGLARVAFNDTPTAIFWTDYVATRWYRAPELCGSFFSKYTPAIDIWSIGCIFSELLTGKPLFPGKNVVHQLDLMTDLLGTPTPEAIARVRNEKARRYLSSMRKKKPVPFSQKFPNADPLALRLLERMLAFEPKDRPTAEEALADPYFKGLAKVEREPTAQPVTKMEFEFERRRITKEDVRELIYREILEYHPKMLKEHLDGSEPTGFMYPSAVDHFKKQFAYLEEHYGNGAPVTPPERQHASLPRACVLYSDNTIQNSAEVTNDLSKCSIKEIEKPHVDRSSGVPMTRLPLQVPQSIQGAARPGKVVSSVLRYNNCGAPSSENLDQRRMVRNPAISTQYTTANCSHPRRNPACKNERGEDEGVEGSNGLQPKPQYMARKVAAAQGGPDSNADI from the exons ATGCAGCCTGATCAGCGCAAAAAG TCATCCGTGGATGTCGACTTTTTCACAGAATATGGCGAGGGGAGCAGGTACAAAATAGAGGAGGTGATTGGCAAAGGGAGCTATGGTGTTGTGTGCTCCGCATATGATACTCATATTGGAGAAAAAGTtgcaatcaagaaaattaatgaCATCTTTGAACATGTCTCTGATGCCACCCGCATCCTTCGAGAAATTAAACTTCTTAGACTCCTGCGCCATCCAGATATTGTGGAGATCAAGCACATTTTGTTGCCTCCTTCCAGAAGGGAATTCAAGGACATATATGTTGTTTTCGAACTAATGGAATCCGATTTACACCAAGTTATCAAAGCAAATGATGATTTAACTCCAGAACATTATCAGTTTTTCCTTTATCAGCTTCTTAGAGGCCTCAAATACATACACACAG CCAATGTCTTTCACcgggatttgaaacccaaaaaTATCTTAGCAAATGCTGACTGCAAGCTCAAGATCTGTGACTTTGGTCTTGCAAGAGTAGCTTTTAATGATACCCCAACTGCCATTTTCTGGACG GACTATGTTGCAACAAGATGGTACAGAGCTCCTGAATTGTGTGGATCGTTTTTCTCAAAG TATACGCCAGCAATAGACATATGGAGCATTGGATGCATATTTTCTGAACTATTGACAGGAAAACCTCTTTTTCCTGGTAAGAATGTAGTCCATCAATTGGATCTGATGACTGATCTTTTGGGAACGCCAACACCCGAAGCCATTGCAAGG GTACGCAATGAAAAAGCTCGAAGATACTTGAGCAGCATGAGAAAGAAGAAGCCCGTTCCATTCTCCCAAAAGTTCCCTAATGCAGACCCCCTTGCACTTCGTTTGTTAGAAAGAATGTTAGCATTTGAACCAAAAGATCGACCTACTGCTGAAGAG GCTCTTGCAGATCCATATTTTAAGGGTTTGGCCAAAGTTGAGAGGGAGCCAACTGCTCAACCAGTCACCAAGATGgaatttgaatttgagagaCGAAGGATAACTAAAGAAGATGTACGAGAGCTTATATACCGAGAAATTCTCGAGTATCATCCTAAAATGTTGAAAGAGCATTTAGATGGTTCAGAGCCAACTGGTTTTATGTACCCAAG TGCTGTTGATCATTTCAAGAAGCAGTTTGCTTACCTTGAGGAGCATTATGGAAATGGTGCTCCTGTTACTCCACCTGAGAGGCAGCATGCATCATTGCCCAG AGCATGTGTATTATACTCGGATAATACAATACAGAATTCAGCAGAAGTCACCAATGATCTATCCAAGTGTTCTATCAAAGAAATTGAGAAGCCACATGTAGACAGGAGCAGTGGGGTACCAATGACAAGGCTTCCTCTACAAGTTCCTCAAAGTATCCAAG GTGCTGCAAGACCTGGGAAAGTGGTAAGTTCGGTGCTGCGTTACAACAATTGTGGAGCACCATCATCAGAGAATCTTGACCAGCGAAGGATGGTAAGGAATCCAGCTATTTCAACTCAATATACCACTGCAAACTGTTCACATCCGAGAAGAAACCCAGCCTGTAAAAATGAGAGAGGAGAAGACGAGGGGGTTGAAGGTTCCAATGGATTGCAGCCAAAGCCTCAGTATATGGCAAGGAAAGTTGCTGCTGCCCAAGGCGGACCTG ATTCAAATGCTGACATTTAG
- the LOC118061097 gene encoding mitogen-activated protein kinase 15 isoform X2: MQPDQRKKSSVDVDFFTEYGEGSRYKIEEVIGKGSYGVVCSAYDTHIGEKVAIKKINDIFEHVSDATRILREIKLLRLLRHPDIVEIKHILLPPSRREFKDIYVVFELMESDLHQVIKANDDLTPEHYQFFLYQLLRGLKYIHTANVFHRDLKPKNILANADCKLKICDFGLARVAFNDTPTAIFWTDYVATRWYRAPELCGSFFSKYTPAIDIWSIGCIFSELLTGKPLFPGKNVVHQLDLMTDLLGTPTPEAIARVRNEKARRYLSSMRKKKPVPFSQKFPNADPLALRLLERMLAFEPKDRPTAEEALADPYFKGLAKVEREPTAQPVTKMEFEFERRRITKEDVRELIYREILEYHPKMLKEHLDGSEPTGFMYPSAVDHFKKQFAYLEEHYGNGAPVTPPERQHASLPRACVLYSDNTIQNSAEVTNDLSKCSIKEIEKPHVDRSSGVPMTRLPLQVPQSIQAGAARPGKVVSSVLRYNNCGAPSSENLDQRRMVRNPAISTQYTTANCSHPRRNPACKNERGEDEGVEGSNGLQPKPQYMARKVAAAQGGPGNHWY; encoded by the exons ATGCAGCCTGATCAGCGCAAAAAG TCATCCGTGGATGTCGACTTTTTCACAGAATATGGCGAGGGGAGCAGGTACAAAATAGAGGAGGTGATTGGCAAAGGGAGCTATGGTGTTGTGTGCTCCGCATATGATACTCATATTGGAGAAAAAGTtgcaatcaagaaaattaatgaCATCTTTGAACATGTCTCTGATGCCACCCGCATCCTTCGAGAAATTAAACTTCTTAGACTCCTGCGCCATCCAGATATTGTGGAGATCAAGCACATTTTGTTGCCTCCTTCCAGAAGGGAATTCAAGGACATATATGTTGTTTTCGAACTAATGGAATCCGATTTACACCAAGTTATCAAAGCAAATGATGATTTAACTCCAGAACATTATCAGTTTTTCCTTTATCAGCTTCTTAGAGGCCTCAAATACATACACACAG CCAATGTCTTTCACcgggatttgaaacccaaaaaTATCTTAGCAAATGCTGACTGCAAGCTCAAGATCTGTGACTTTGGTCTTGCAAGAGTAGCTTTTAATGATACCCCAACTGCCATTTTCTGGACG GACTATGTTGCAACAAGATGGTACAGAGCTCCTGAATTGTGTGGATCGTTTTTCTCAAAG TATACGCCAGCAATAGACATATGGAGCATTGGATGCATATTTTCTGAACTATTGACAGGAAAACCTCTTTTTCCTGGTAAGAATGTAGTCCATCAATTGGATCTGATGACTGATCTTTTGGGAACGCCAACACCCGAAGCCATTGCAAGG GTACGCAATGAAAAAGCTCGAAGATACTTGAGCAGCATGAGAAAGAAGAAGCCCGTTCCATTCTCCCAAAAGTTCCCTAATGCAGACCCCCTTGCACTTCGTTTGTTAGAAAGAATGTTAGCATTTGAACCAAAAGATCGACCTACTGCTGAAGAG GCTCTTGCAGATCCATATTTTAAGGGTTTGGCCAAAGTTGAGAGGGAGCCAACTGCTCAACCAGTCACCAAGATGgaatttgaatttgagagaCGAAGGATAACTAAAGAAGATGTACGAGAGCTTATATACCGAGAAATTCTCGAGTATCATCCTAAAATGTTGAAAGAGCATTTAGATGGTTCAGAGCCAACTGGTTTTATGTACCCAAG TGCTGTTGATCATTTCAAGAAGCAGTTTGCTTACCTTGAGGAGCATTATGGAAATGGTGCTCCTGTTACTCCACCTGAGAGGCAGCATGCATCATTGCCCAG AGCATGTGTATTATACTCGGATAATACAATACAGAATTCAGCAGAAGTCACCAATGATCTATCCAAGTGTTCTATCAAAGAAATTGAGAAGCCACATGTAGACAGGAGCAGTGGGGTACCAATGACAAGGCTTCCTCTACAAGTTCCTCAAAGTATCCAAG CAGGTGCTGCAAGACCTGGGAAAGTGGTAAGTTCGGTGCTGCGTTACAACAATTGTGGAGCACCATCATCAGAGAATCTTGACCAGCGAAGGATGGTAAGGAATCCAGCTATTTCAACTCAATATACCACTGCAAACTGTTCACATCCGAGAAGAAACCCAGCCTGTAAAAATGAGAGAGGAGAAGACGAGGGGGTTGAAGGTTCCAATGGATTGCAGCCAAAGCCTCAGTATATGGCAAGGAAAGTTGCTGCTGCCCAAGGCGGACCTGGTAATCACTGGTATTAA